A DNA window from Ictalurus punctatus breed USDA103 chromosome 11, Coco_2.0, whole genome shotgun sequence contains the following coding sequences:
- the si:ch211-201h21.5 gene encoding uncharacterized protein si:ch211-201h21.5 isoform X2 → MSQKLMIIDTDCGIDDAQAIMLALASSNVKILGITCCFGNTDVDNVCQNVLRVLSVCQRTQIPVFRGAASCLVGATNPFKDHFGTDGLGDVLQDRDSDTWKTQIQKEHAVNSLIRLVSEHPGQVSLVALGPLTNLALAVRLDPSIPQKLKDLYIMGGNMEATWEFTCRNKLSWEFFDELIAQDTAAARFMKTITSKCWAFSQEPGRNAKDVLFGSGFVPYDAYAVAACVDGSVITESVECSVRVEIQGELGRGMMALDFLGKLKSHRVFVMKTCNLTKFSSMLMASLQQP, encoded by the exons ATGAGTCAGAAGCTGATGATTATCGACACTGACTGCGGCATAGACGACGCCCAGGCTATAATGCTGGCTCTCGCCTCATCCAATGTGAAGATCCTGGGCATCACCTGCTGCTTTGGAAACACTGATGTGGACAATGTGTGTCAGAATGTGCTGCGTGTACTGTCCGTGTGTCAGCGTACTCAG ATTCCTGTCTTTCGAGGAGCAGCGAGCTGTTTGGTTGGAGCAACAAACCCATTCAAAGATCATTTCGGGACAGATGGCTTGGGAGACGTTTTGCAGGACAGAGACTCAGACACTTGGAAGACACAAATACAGAAAGAGCATGCGGTTAATTCTTTGATCAGATTGGTCAGTGAGCATCCAGGGCAG GTCTCTCTTGTTGCTCTGGGCCCGCTCACAAATTTAGCTCTGGCTGTTAGATTGGATCCCAGCATTCCCCAGAAGCTGAAGGATTTGTACATCATGGGAGGAAACATGGAAG CCACCTGGGAGTTTACCTGCAGAAACAAGCTCTCTTGG GAGTTCTTTGATGAGCTGATTGCCCAGGACACTGCAGCTGCTCGTTTTATGAAAACGATCACCTCCAAATGTTGGGCTTTCTCCCAGGAGCCTGGAAGAAACGCTAAAGATGTACTTTTCGGGTCAGGGTTCGTGCCCTACGATGCCTATGCTGTGGCAGCATGTGTGGATGGCAGCGTGATCACAGAAAGCGTGGAGTGCAGTGTTCGGGTGGAGATCCAGGGAGAACTCGGTCGAGGTATGATGGCACTGGATTTCTTGGGTAAGCTAAAAAGTCATCGTGTGTTTGTGATGAAGACCTGCAACCTCACCAAGTTCAGCTCCATGCTCATGGCTTCCTTACAGCAGCCGTGA
- the si:ch211-201h21.5 gene encoding inosine-uridine preferring nucleoside hydrolase isoform X1: MSQKLMIIDTDCGIDDAQAIMLALASSNVKILGITCCFGNTDVDNVCQNVLRVLSVCQRTQIPVFRGAASCLVGATNPFKDHFGTDGLGDVLQDRDSDTWKTQIQKEHAVNSLIRLVSEHPGQVSLVALGPLTNLALAVRLDPSIPQKLKDLYIMGGNMEGKGNLMPCAEFNFCMDPESSYIVLEEYLCPTHIATWEFTCRNKLSWEFFDELIAQDTAAARFMKTITSKCWAFSQEPGRNAKDVLFGSGFVPYDAYAVAACVDGSVITESVECSVRVEIQGELGRGMMALDFLGKLKSHRVFVMKTCNLTKFSSMLMASLQQP, translated from the exons ATGAGTCAGAAGCTGATGATTATCGACACTGACTGCGGCATAGACGACGCCCAGGCTATAATGCTGGCTCTCGCCTCATCCAATGTGAAGATCCTGGGCATCACCTGCTGCTTTGGAAACACTGATGTGGACAATGTGTGTCAGAATGTGCTGCGTGTACTGTCCGTGTGTCAGCGTACTCAG ATTCCTGTCTTTCGAGGAGCAGCGAGCTGTTTGGTTGGAGCAACAAACCCATTCAAAGATCATTTCGGGACAGATGGCTTGGGAGACGTTTTGCAGGACAGAGACTCAGACACTTGGAAGACACAAATACAGAAAGAGCATGCGGTTAATTCTTTGATCAGATTGGTCAGTGAGCATCCAGGGCAG GTCTCTCTTGTTGCTCTGGGCCCGCTCACAAATTTAGCTCTGGCTGTTAGATTGGATCCCAGCATTCCCCAGAAGCTGAAGGATTTGTACATCATGGGAGGAAACATGGAAG GTAAGGGAAATCTGATGCCATGTGCAGAGTTTAATTTCTGTATGGATCCTGAGTCTTCCTATATAGTCTTAGAGGAATATCTGTGTCCCACACACATAGCCACCTGGGAGTTTACCTGCAGAAACAAGCTCTCTTGG GAGTTCTTTGATGAGCTGATTGCCCAGGACACTGCAGCTGCTCGTTTTATGAAAACGATCACCTCCAAATGTTGGGCTTTCTCCCAGGAGCCTGGAAGAAACGCTAAAGATGTACTTTTCGGGTCAGGGTTCGTGCCCTACGATGCCTATGCTGTGGCAGCATGTGTGGATGGCAGCGTGATCACAGAAAGCGTGGAGTGCAGTGTTCGGGTGGAGATCCAGGGAGAACTCGGTCGAGGTATGATGGCACTGGATTTCTTGGGTAAGCTAAAAAGTCATCGTGTGTTTGTGATGAAGACCTGCAACCTCACCAAGTTCAGCTCCATGCTCATGGCTTCCTTACAGCAGCCGTGA